One window from the genome of Acidihalobacter ferrooxydans encodes:
- a CDS encoding type II secretion system protein has protein sequence MTRRVCVNCSSRRQRGFTLIEILIAIGLMAVMVAVSYPIFNSMLVFGQQQKTHARLLQVQQALTRAYEDNAMTVDTDTGAAFCGAGAHCVTSTASSNTQPSAVSASSALGAGTAAALAAIAQAQGINTRTLEVDGFGKYYHYYVSDKLTSQSCTNCPQLYYHVIAVVSTGGKNALSPNTHFNASTGQLTLGTGDQGIVVSGLPIEQKYVDETMKQLRRVADAYGQFFTFQYLNSSSRNPSIDYFSQPDQNDMTNSQNFDASNPICNSGNQNCGYSYNGVPYPGEYGTPLTNSGVLFWDCQPATVLGGFMESLGLTPTDVMTPWGYPIGVCNGPNAPGAGLQSIRNPSSNSTALQSPPYTADIVAWAPGGTPLAVSVVGKY, from the coding sequence ATGACCCGGAGGGTTTGCGTGAACTGCTCTAGTCGGCGCCAACGGGGGTTTACCCTGATTGAGATATTGATCGCCATCGGCCTAATGGCCGTGATGGTGGCCGTGTCCTACCCTATCTTCAATTCGATGCTGGTGTTCGGTCAGCAGCAAAAAACGCATGCGAGGCTGTTGCAGGTACAGCAGGCGCTTACGCGGGCGTATGAAGACAATGCAATGACGGTGGATACCGACACCGGCGCGGCCTTTTGCGGCGCCGGGGCACACTGCGTGACGAGCACCGCGTCGTCCAATACGCAACCGTCGGCGGTGTCCGCATCAAGCGCCCTGGGTGCTGGCACGGCAGCAGCCTTGGCCGCTATCGCGCAAGCGCAGGGCATCAACACCCGGACGCTTGAGGTCGATGGTTTCGGCAAGTATTACCACTACTATGTGTCGGATAAGCTGACCTCGCAGTCCTGCACGAACTGCCCGCAGCTTTACTATCACGTCATTGCGGTCGTCTCCACCGGCGGCAAAAATGCCTTGTCGCCGAATACCCACTTCAACGCCAGCACCGGCCAGCTCACGCTTGGGACGGGCGATCAGGGTATTGTGGTCAGCGGCTTGCCCATCGAGCAGAAGTATGTCGATGAGACGATGAAGCAATTGCGTCGTGTCGCCGATGCCTACGGCCAGTTCTTCACGTTCCAATACCTGAACTCGTCCTCGCGCAATCCGTCGATTGATTATTTCAGTCAGCCGGATCAGAACGATATGACGAACAGCCAGAATTTCGATGCCAGCAATCCGATCTGCAACAGCGGCAACCAGAATTGCGGGTATTCCTACAACGGTGTTCCGTACCCTGGAGAATACGGCACACCGCTTACAAACTCGGGGGTTCTCTTCTGGGACTGCCAGCCGGCCACTGTCCTGGGCGGCTTCATGGAATCCTTGGGGTTGACGCCGACCGATGTGATGACCCCATGGGGTTATCCCATTGGCGTGTGCAACGGGCCGAATGCGCCGGGGGCCGGGCTGCAGTCCATCAGAAACCCATCGAGCAATAGCACCGCGTTGCAGTCGCCGCCGTACACGGCGGACATTGTGGCCTGGGCACCGGGCGGCACGCCGCTGGCCGTTTCCGTTGTGGGCAAGTATTAA
- a CDS encoding RNA-guided endonuclease InsQ/TnpB family protein produces the protein MPNRKVTYRLYPNTEQEARLQDMLGLHQRLYNTALEERIRVYKETGKGLSFADQCKALTQWRKNSAGLRSMNAQSEQVTLKRLDRAFRHFFRRVKNGEMPGFPRFKSLHRYSGWGYKTHGDGWKLHPGESGKHGRLYLQGVGLVPVRGKARTQGECKTCEILHKAGKWYASVTLEVEAIPRERGVETCAFDWGLETFLTVATHQQGIETVPNPRHLRRQLTELKRLGQDVSRKIRMAQKISGRKKHFPVSRHLRKAIQHLARLHAKIARSRKDFLHQTRAWLVNRFGAIATEALDVKNMVHHGGARKRGLNREIHAAAPGAFLKLTRTKAEEAGSWYEEAPTRTLKPTQRCHACWRLPDEKKTLSDRWHQCPHCGAACSRDENAARVLLRWLKMRLAGESGSGREPSEAWSGIRPSETMAPALKRETHAIP, from the coding sequence ATGCCGAACCGCAAAGTGACCTATCGCCTGTATCCCAATACCGAGCAAGAAGCCCGGCTGCAGGACATGCTGGGTTTGCATCAGCGCCTTTACAACACGGCGCTGGAAGAGCGCATCCGCGTGTACAAAGAAACCGGCAAGGGCCTGTCGTTTGCTGACCAATGCAAGGCACTCACCCAATGGCGCAAGAACAGCGCCGGGTTGCGGTCGATGAATGCCCAGTCCGAGCAGGTCACGCTCAAGCGCCTGGATCGGGCTTTTCGGCATTTCTTCCGACGGGTGAAGAATGGCGAAATGCCAGGCTTTCCGAGATTCAAGAGCCTCCACCGTTATTCAGGCTGGGGCTACAAGACCCACGGCGACGGCTGGAAACTGCACCCCGGCGAGAGCGGAAAACACGGCAGGCTGTATCTGCAAGGCGTCGGCCTTGTACCGGTGCGCGGCAAGGCGAGGACGCAGGGCGAATGCAAAACGTGCGAGATTCTGCACAAGGCTGGCAAGTGGTATGCGTCAGTCACGCTCGAAGTCGAAGCGATACCGCGTGAACGTGGTGTCGAGACCTGCGCGTTCGATTGGGGCCTTGAGACGTTTCTGACCGTCGCCACGCACCAGCAGGGCATCGAGACCGTACCCAATCCCCGCCATCTCAGGCGCCAGTTGACGGAACTCAAGCGCCTTGGACAAGACGTGTCACGGAAAATCCGCATGGCGCAGAAAATCAGCGGCCGAAAGAAACACTTCCCCGTCTCCAGGCACCTGCGCAAAGCCATTCAGCATCTGGCCCGATTGCACGCCAAGATAGCCCGAAGTCGCAAAGACTTCCTGCATCAAACCCGCGCATGGCTGGTGAATCGCTTTGGCGCCATCGCCACAGAGGCATTGGACGTAAAGAACATGGTGCATCACGGCGGCGCACGCAAAAGAGGGCTCAACCGTGAGATTCATGCCGCCGCGCCGGGCGCTTTCCTCAAACTGACCAGGACCAAAGCGGAAGAGGCTGGGTCGTGGTATGAGGAAGCGCCGACGCGGACGCTCAAGCCCACGCAGCGCTGTCATGCCTGCTGGCGCTTGCCGGATGAGAAGAAAACGCTCTCGGATCGCTGGCATCAATGCCCGCATTGTGGCGCCGCCTGTAGCCGGGACGAGAATGCGGCGCGGGTGTTGTTGCGTTGGCTGAAAATGAGACTGGCCGGAGAATCCGGCTCCGGGCGGGAACCGTCCGAGGCGTGGAGCGGGATAAGACCATCGGAGACGATGGCACCTGCGTTGAAACGCGAAACTCACGCCATACCGTAA
- a CDS encoding type II secretion system F family protein, whose product MRYVYQAYVDYGRRGMREETHIGESIEALEARIREQGYRLVDANVRWKDTIDLWQSRSFPAREMAQVYRSLSRRLAQGARPQDALTQAGSFVTHPVLRIALNSAAAAVLSGQRMDEALLNAGFDDEDVSLIRSMSDAGNLPEAFSGLSLKHEQRAQLGGKLRGILIQPVIYSILGLLMIWASFVFLIPRFDTFFSKAGMHPPPGIGQIYAVDGVIQQNVWAFSVGYWFLVGLMAVVLVSKPVRQLYRKLPILRDLLARSDAAQTLTAFALLYESAIRRSEAARRVASSSTWPALSDAFGRLANALESGRNPADAARGAEFPDFLASTMVGAMGANDPSATIEDLRVFSKMLTEDVEMLSKRLEVAMNLVFMALAAVMVLGVFAVTIFPELATVLSNA is encoded by the coding sequence ATGCGTTACGTGTATCAAGCCTATGTGGATTATGGCCGTCGCGGGATGCGTGAGGAAACGCACATTGGCGAGTCGATTGAGGCGCTTGAGGCGCGCATTCGCGAGCAAGGCTATCGGTTGGTCGATGCCAACGTGCGCTGGAAAGACACGATCGATCTCTGGCAAAGCCGGTCATTCCCGGCCCGCGAGATGGCGCAGGTGTACCGCTCGCTGTCGCGGCGCCTTGCTCAGGGCGCCCGCCCGCAGGATGCCTTGACCCAGGCCGGCTCGTTCGTCACGCACCCGGTCTTGCGTATCGCGCTGAACTCGGCCGCCGCGGCCGTCTTGTCGGGTCAGCGCATGGATGAGGCGCTGCTCAATGCCGGCTTTGACGATGAGGACGTGTCGCTGATTCGTTCGATGAGCGATGCGGGCAATCTACCGGAAGCGTTCAGTGGTCTGTCGCTCAAACACGAGCAGCGCGCGCAGCTGGGCGGGAAACTACGTGGCATCCTGATTCAGCCGGTGATCTACAGCATCCTGGGCCTTTTGATGATCTGGGCCAGCTTCGTGTTCCTGATTCCGCGCTTCGACACCTTCTTTTCCAAGGCCGGTATGCATCCGCCGCCAGGCATCGGGCAAATATACGCCGTAGACGGTGTTATTCAGCAAAACGTATGGGCGTTCTCCGTGGGATATTGGTTTCTCGTCGGCCTGATGGCCGTTGTTTTGGTATCCAAACCTGTGCGTCAGCTTTATCGGAAATTGCCCATTCTGCGCGATCTGCTGGCGCGCTCGGATGCCGCGCAGACGCTCACCGCGTTTGCGCTGCTGTATGAGTCCGCCATCCGGCGTTCGGAGGCCGCGCGCCGGGTGGCTTCAAGCAGCACCTGGCCGGCCTTGAGCGACGCATTCGGACGGCTGGCGAATGCGCTTGAAAGCGGCAGGAACCCGGCCGATGCCGCACGCGGGGCCGAGTTCCCGGACTTTCTGGCCTCGACGATGGTCGGCGCGATGGGGGCGAACGACCCGTCCGCGACCATCGAGGACTTGAGAGTGTTTTCGAAAATGCTGACCGAGGACGTGGAAATGCTTTCAAAACGTCTTGAGGTCGCGATGAATCTGGTCTTTATGGCCTTAGCCGCAGTGATGGTGCTCGGCGTCTTTGCGGTCACGATTTTCCCCGAGCTGGCGACCGTTCTATCCAACGCATAA
- a CDS encoding type II toxin-antitoxin system HicB family antitoxin, translating to MNHLVYKGYHGSCELDMTRQVCRGKILFINDLVTYEADTPVDLQAAFEDAVEDYIQTCKQVGKEPQKPFRGQFNVRIPPQLHRAACLRAISGDVALNEVVVRALDAYVNGSSEVQHNHSVDLKISFSGAEPWKTAQTSTADVTSWLDVSNGASDDPVRH from the coding sequence ATGAACCATCTTGTCTATAAGGGATATCACGGCTCTTGCGAGTTGGATATGACGCGACAGGTTTGTCGCGGAAAGATTCTTTTTATCAATGACTTGGTGACGTACGAGGCAGATACGCCTGTAGATCTTCAAGCGGCGTTTGAAGATGCTGTTGAAGACTATATCCAAACCTGCAAGCAGGTTGGCAAAGAGCCTCAAAAGCCTTTTAGGGGGCAGTTCAATGTGCGCATACCGCCACAATTACATCGAGCTGCCTGTTTGCGTGCAATCTCAGGGGATGTTGCACTGAATGAGGTTGTGGTTCGGGCTCTAGATGCTTATGTGAATGGAAGCTCAGAGGTTCAGCATAACCACAGTGTTGATTTGAAGATCAGCTTCTCAGGTGCTGAGCCTTGGAAGACTGCGCAGACTAGTACTGCCGATGTCACGAGTTGGCTTGATGTTAGTAATGGTGCGAGCGATGACCCAGTCCGCCACTAA
- a CDS encoding type II secretion system protein — MFTINSSKTRKQQGFTLIELLIALAVLSVIVAGIVVFFNPSKSKGQTLYASMSAIGKAATRFNLDTSCYPYQTNLLFSKTAVSGNTNNSCGVDVSSTWNGPYIQSRPVNGSGNITYPQIGQGVAISIASGTFLSNGLSPQYAVEATGVPVSIAKQALQACSGGSPTTTSGSYTIASNCFTTTPASGSNTETFGLVFASGS; from the coding sequence ATGTTTACGATCAATTCGAGCAAAACGCGCAAGCAGCAGGGTTTTACCCTGATTGAACTGCTCATCGCGCTGGCGGTGCTGTCGGTCATCGTCGCCGGCATCGTGGTCTTTTTCAACCCCAGCAAGTCGAAGGGACAGACGCTGTATGCGTCCATGAGTGCCATTGGAAAGGCGGCGACCCGGTTTAACCTGGATACGAGCTGCTATCCGTACCAGACGAATCTGTTGTTTAGCAAAACCGCTGTTTCGGGCAATACGAACAATTCATGCGGTGTCGATGTATCGAGCACCTGGAATGGGCCGTACATCCAGTCCCGCCCGGTCAACGGCAGCGGCAATATCACCTATCCGCAGATTGGACAAGGTGTTGCGATCAGTATCGCAAGCGGTACCTTCCTCAGCAATGGTTTGTCGCCGCAGTATGCGGTTGAGGCAACCGGCGTGCCGGTCTCGATTGCGAAACAAGCGCTGCAGGCGTGTTCGGGTGGGTCTCCGACGACGACAAGCGGATCGTACACCATTGCAAGCAATTGCTTTACAACGACTCCGGCCAGCGGATCGAACACGGAAACGTTCGGCCTGGTCTTTGCCTCCGGTAGCTGA
- a CDS encoding type II toxin-antitoxin system HicA family toxin — MLEKLQAKQLPADVRWSELVGVFESLGYTLLKGKGSRRKFYHEETKALIICHEPHPASIVDKGCLADVVEHLKLNGII; from the coding sequence ATGTTGGAGAAGTTGCAGGCAAAGCAGCTTCCCGCAGATGTAAGGTGGAGCGAACTGGTAGGGGTGTTCGAGTCGCTTGGCTATACCTTGTTGAAGGGCAAGGGGTCGAGGAGGAAGTTTTACCATGAGGAAACGAAAGCGCTGATTATCTGTCATGAACCCCATCCGGCATCCATCGTTGACAAAGGATGCTTGGCGGATGTTGTGGAACACCTAAAACTGAATGGCATAATCTAG
- a CDS encoding type IV pilus twitching motility protein PilT, which translates to MSLFTGWMERWLSKQPPDWSDMYLRLNEQPMIKRGGTRLVLVEDAPPVKEDDLEGLVGEKVDWSGAVDIDRGASIAGYRFRINLLRRMGHGAAVLRKLETQPPELESLGLPTDLLRRIALMSHGLVIIAGETGSGKTTTLSAMMNERARQRSTTTVTVEDPVEILFPEVMQSADGGLSLFVQREVGRDTASFTSGLRAALREAPNVITVGEVRDSESAHLALQAAETGHLVFMTLHTRGARETVSRLLAFFPDAQHALVRQQLASGLRLVLRQVLIPAVDGGRVLAYELMTTDGGVANAIVKRQETQLLNEITAGREYGMVALNNNLASLVRENRIEESEAFRHSYDPEGLRELL; encoded by the coding sequence GTGAGTCTTTTTACGGGATGGATGGAACGCTGGCTGAGCAAGCAGCCGCCGGACTGGTCGGATATGTACCTGCGGCTCAATGAGCAGCCCATGATCAAGCGCGGCGGGACGCGACTGGTACTGGTTGAGGATGCCCCGCCGGTCAAGGAGGACGACCTGGAAGGGCTGGTCGGCGAGAAAGTCGATTGGTCGGGCGCTGTCGATATTGACCGCGGCGCGAGCATCGCGGGCTACCGTTTTCGCATCAACCTGCTGCGCAGGATGGGCCACGGCGCGGCCGTGTTGCGAAAACTGGAAACGCAGCCGCCTGAGCTGGAAAGCCTGGGCTTGCCCACGGATCTGTTGCGGCGCATTGCCCTGATGTCTCACGGACTGGTCATCATCGCCGGTGAGACCGGCTCGGGTAAGACGACCACGCTCTCGGCGATGATGAACGAGCGGGCGCGTCAGCGTTCGACGACCACGGTCACGGTGGAAGATCCGGTCGAGATTCTGTTCCCGGAGGTCATGCAGAGCGCCGATGGCGGGCTGTCGCTGTTCGTGCAACGCGAGGTCGGGCGTGATACGGCATCGTTTACCTCCGGGCTGCGGGCAGCGCTTCGTGAGGCGCCAAACGTCATTACCGTGGGCGAGGTGCGCGACTCCGAATCCGCGCATCTGGCCTTGCAGGCGGCCGAGACCGGGCATCTGGTGTTCATGACGCTGCACACCCGCGGCGCGCGGGAGACGGTCTCCCGGCTGCTGGCGTTCTTCCCGGATGCACAACACGCGCTGGTTCGACAGCAACTCGCCTCGGGCCTGCGGCTGGTCTTGCGCCAGGTGCTGATCCCGGCTGTCGACGGCGGGCGCGTGCTCGCCTATGAACTGATGACCACGGATGGCGGGGTCGCCAACGCCATCGTCAAGCGACAGGAAACACAACTGCTCAACGAGATTACCGCGGGGCGCGAATACGGCATGGTGGCGCTGAACAATAATCTGGCGTCGCTGGTGCGCGAGAATCGTATCGAGGAAAGCGAAGCATTCCGGCACAGCTATGACCCGGAGGGTTTGCGTGAACTGCTCTAG
- the tnpA gene encoding IS200/IS605 family transposase: protein MTTQSLSTLHHCVYNLNYHLVLVTKYRRRCLTGPMLDRLEAICRNTAEKWECEVLEFNGEADHVHLLLALTPKVLPSAFVNNLKTVTSRLLRKEFAEHLKRYYWSKPVFWSRSYCILTVGGAPLSVLKQYIEQQERPE from the coding sequence ATGACGACGCAATCGCTAAGTACTTTGCATCATTGCGTTTACAACCTTAACTATCATTTGGTTCTGGTCACGAAATATCGCCGCAGGTGCCTGACAGGCCCCATGCTGGACCGTCTGGAGGCGATCTGCCGCAACACGGCCGAGAAATGGGAGTGCGAGGTCCTGGAATTTAACGGCGAAGCAGATCATGTGCATCTTCTTCTGGCGTTGACGCCCAAGGTGTTGCCCTCGGCATTTGTGAACAACCTGAAAACGGTCACCAGCCGATTGTTGCGCAAAGAGTTTGCCGAACACCTGAAACGATACTACTGGAGCAAGCCGGTATTCTGGAGCCGCAGTTACTGCATCCTGACCGTGGGCGGCGCTCCACTGTCCGTGCTCAAACAATACATCGAACAACAGGAAAGGCCGGAATAA
- a CDS encoding type II secretion system protein GspD produces MNRTRKTLVMTAVGLALGGCAQTPALHALTTQQSALQQQAQQSAQSPSLVATRNQAYVAPTKVDYQAPQDTVSLQASGLPLAQALRQAIPAGWSLSFEGGTDPNQGVSVSLNGVSRNSAIRQTAMAGGDVAVIESTRRSVIIAKRATYTYRVPMGLLNGQSANLSVSSSSTLSGGSSGGSSSGGSSMGGAPGGSSGGSSGGGNGSSFSVTGGTASSGFVSTVKSLAGENGVVSIDPSTGLVSVTAGAGGLMRTQRYIDAYTKAANTKVEIHAAILQVQLNRGISTGIKWNRLFNAAGSLSASLSAAQPALGQVVSGASTTAFSITKTGTDLNGIIQALQKVTTVRVVTKPWLVATNGTPATINSGTQVPYVGSITNSVSGLSGTSSTGSSLSYANNGVALSFIPQVLGHGWVQMAVMPSLSTIERFDTFNVSGQTLTGPVLQQRQAFVRLLMKSGQTVIMGGSISNSAIQQTGGIPGLSRIPVLGGLFGNYGQGHDRTQLVILVRAKVIPAPAINPLVGETL; encoded by the coding sequence ATGAATAGGACACGAAAGACACTCGTAATGACTGCCGTGGGTCTGGCGCTGGGTGGCTGCGCGCAAACGCCTGCTTTGCATGCGCTGACGACACAGCAGTCTGCGTTGCAACAACAGGCGCAGCAATCGGCGCAATCGCCGTCTCTGGTGGCTACGCGCAATCAGGCCTATGTCGCGCCGACCAAGGTCGACTATCAGGCCCCGCAGGATACGGTGAGCCTGCAGGCCAGCGGGCTTCCGTTGGCGCAAGCCTTACGTCAAGCGATTCCGGCCGGATGGTCGCTGTCGTTTGAAGGTGGCACTGATCCTAACCAGGGGGTATCGGTCAGCCTCAATGGCGTATCGCGCAACAGTGCAATTCGTCAAACGGCCATGGCCGGCGGCGATGTCGCGGTCATTGAGTCAACCCGGCGTTCGGTGATTATTGCCAAGCGGGCGACCTATACCTACCGGGTTCCGATGGGTCTGTTGAACGGGCAGTCCGCAAACCTGAGCGTGTCTTCATCGTCCACCCTCAGTGGCGGCTCGTCGGGCGGCAGTTCTTCCGGCGGTTCTTCCATGGGCGGCGCCCCAGGCGGTAGCAGCGGGGGCAGCAGTGGCGGCGGCAACGGTTCCTCGTTCAGCGTCACCGGGGGCACGGCTTCGTCCGGCTTTGTCAGTACGGTGAAGTCTCTGGCCGGGGAAAACGGCGTCGTCAGCATTGACCCCTCGACGGGGCTGGTCTCGGTGACTGCCGGTGCCGGAGGCCTGATGCGCACGCAGCGCTATATCGATGCATACACGAAAGCGGCTAACACAAAGGTCGAAATTCACGCGGCAATCCTTCAGGTGCAGCTCAACCGCGGCATCAGCACGGGGATCAAGTGGAATCGTCTGTTCAATGCGGCCGGCTCGCTCAGTGCTTCGCTGTCCGCCGCGCAACCGGCCTTGGGACAGGTCGTATCCGGTGCATCAACCACGGCGTTTTCCATCACCAAGACGGGTACCGACCTCAATGGCATCATTCAGGCGCTGCAAAAGGTCACAACTGTCAGGGTGGTCACCAAGCCCTGGCTGGTTGCCACCAACGGAACGCCTGCGACCATCAATTCGGGCACTCAGGTGCCCTATGTGGGCAGCATTACAAACAGCGTCAGCGGCCTGTCGGGGACTTCGTCGACCGGCAGTTCCTTGAGCTACGCCAACAATGGTGTGGCGCTGAGCTTTATCCCGCAAGTGCTTGGGCATGGCTGGGTTCAGATGGCGGTCATGCCATCGCTGTCGACCATCGAGCGGTTTGACACCTTCAACGTCAGCGGCCAGACACTGACCGGGCCGGTGCTCCAGCAGCGCCAGGCATTTGTGCGGTTGCTCATGAAGTCGGGACAGACCGTCATCATGGGCGGGTCAATCTCGAACTCGGCCATCCAGCAGACCGGCGGAATCCCCGGCTTGTCGCGTATTCCGGTGCTCGGCGGTCTGTTTGGTAACTACGGACAAGGTCACGACCGCACCCAACTGGTCATTCTGGTGCGCGCCAAGGTCATTCCGGCGCCGGCGATCAACCCACTGGTTGGCGAGACACTGTGA
- a CDS encoding GspE/PulE family protein, with amino-acid sequence MADDSFTQRFEPTRHGWLIPKEKLSIGEALAAVGLSDSHRRFAHSVALAGRIPDAQAVREMRLLPAERIAAAMSLTSGHPWLPWTVLPDLNVDKNLSEHLVSAVGQDGVPIYQDEAGRVYYVIHDVAQTRPIRLARNEVEFLLATPKTVSGLYYRYYNEPRKSFLAAIESADWRDAFGHLLTEAVYQGGGTENIYLEPGPVTGQIFVQVEGVRRHLHSLPLERSASGALDGPFGRLITLIAGDIRADEGDLSVPGALSGLIPENLLGRFEFRVELKQTYWGRAAVLRPFDLQADVADIDLLGFDEKTRRQLRQAIESPYGLLMIVGPTSSGKNTTAISLLYSTDPLSRSIQTVEHPVEVRVASWEQHEIPVARSDPEEIEAAARKITDSLLRSAPQIIYWGEVRNADALQRALTAANTGHMTLTTYHAADAASAVLRMRTERTREGDRIDMTAGGDLLLGILSQRLLRRVCPHCSVVDRRPEVMEKLQAHELPTDKARRSSEDGCPHCGYTGYAGRVLAYEYFKPPQDMDLGTISASAIRAHSKPGLYVSGLVRISEGVTDDKEVARVLLGGED; translated from the coding sequence ATGGCCGATGACAGCTTCACCCAGCGGTTCGAGCCTACACGCCACGGTTGGTTGATTCCGAAGGAAAAGCTCAGCATTGGCGAGGCGCTGGCCGCGGTCGGTTTGAGCGACTCTCACCGGCGCTTTGCGCATTCGGTCGCGCTGGCCGGGCGCATCCCGGATGCCCAGGCCGTGCGTGAAATGCGCTTGTTGCCGGCCGAGCGGATTGCCGCCGCGATGTCGTTGACATCCGGCCATCCCTGGCTGCCGTGGACCGTCTTGCCGGATTTGAATGTTGACAAGAATCTGAGCGAGCACCTGGTGAGTGCGGTCGGTCAGGACGGCGTGCCGATTTATCAGGACGAAGCCGGCCGGGTGTATTACGTCATCCACGATGTGGCGCAGACGCGCCCGATCCGGCTGGCGCGCAATGAGGTGGAATTTCTGCTTGCCACCCCGAAAACCGTCTCGGGTCTGTACTACCGCTATTACAACGAGCCGCGTAAGTCATTTTTGGCGGCCATCGAATCGGCGGACTGGCGCGATGCGTTTGGTCATCTTCTGACCGAAGCCGTGTATCAGGGCGGCGGGACGGAAAACATCTACCTCGAACCCGGGCCGGTGACCGGGCAGATTTTCGTTCAGGTCGAAGGCGTGCGGCGCCATCTGCATTCCTTACCCCTGGAGCGCAGCGCATCGGGTGCGCTGGACGGCCCGTTTGGTCGGTTGATTACCCTGATTGCCGGGGACATCCGCGCGGACGAGGGCGATCTGTCCGTGCCTGGCGCCCTGTCGGGCCTGATTCCTGAAAATCTGTTGGGGCGATTCGAGTTTCGCGTCGAACTCAAGCAGACCTATTGGGGGCGCGCGGCGGTGTTGCGGCCCTTTGATCTACAGGCCGATGTGGCCGACATCGACCTGCTGGGCTTCGATGAAAAAACCCGACGGCAACTGCGCCAGGCCATCGAGTCGCCCTATGGGCTGCTGATGATTGTCGGCCCGACATCCAGCGGTAAAAACACCACCGCGATCTCGCTGCTGTATTCGACCGACCCGCTCAGCCGGTCGATTCAGACGGTCGAGCACCCTGTCGAGGTGCGCGTCGCCTCCTGGGAGCAGCACGAGATTCCGGTGGCTCGAAGCGACCCGGAAGAAATCGAGGCGGCGGCCCGAAAAATCACCGACTCACTGTTGCGAAGCGCCCCGCAGATCATCTATTGGGGCGAGGTTCGCAATGCCGACGCCCTGCAAAGAGCGTTGACCGCGGCCAATACCGGCCACATGACCTTGACCACCTATCACGCCGCGGATGCCGCCTCTGCTGTGCTGCGAATGCGCACCGAGCGCACCCGCGAAGGCGACCGCATCGACATGACGGCCGGCGGCGATCTGCTGCTGGGCATTCTCTCGCAACGACTGCTGCGCCGTGTCTGCCCGCATTGTAGCGTCGTCGACCGGCGCCCGGAGGTTATGGAGAAACTGCAGGCGCATGAACTTCCCACGGACAAGGCCCGGCGTTCAAGCGAAGACGGGTGCCCGCATTGCGGCTATACCGGGTATGCCGGTCGGGTACTGGCGTATGAGTATTTCAAGCCACCGCAGGACATGGACTTGGGAACCATCAGCGCGTCGGCCATTCGTGCGCATTCGAAACCGGGTCTCTATGTCAGCGGACTGGTACGCATCAGCGAAGGCGTGACCGACGACAAAGAAGTGGCCCGCGTGCTGCTGGGGGGTGAAGACTGA